A stretch of Myxococcus hansupus DNA encodes these proteins:
- a CDS encoding right-handed parallel beta-helix repeat-containing protein, translating to MHLSRIALFALLQPLAVQAAEYSVGPGQQYTRLGEVPWESLEPGDTVLVHARSTPYAEKWVLGRRGTATAPITVRGVKDAQGNLPVIVGENATTRSQLNYWGEERGILKIGGSNRPADTMPAHLVVENLHLRRARGAFTGRNGASSYLDNAAAIFIEKGEHITIRGCVLEDSGNGLFIANQASNITVERNHILGNGNPGSILEHNTYTEALGLTYQFNRFGPLCDGCLGNNLKDRSAGSVIRYNWIEGGNRQIDLVDSSSTTLRNDPSYERTFVYGNVLLEPEGAGNRQIVHFGGDSGTTGNYRGTLYFFHNTVVSSRTDRTTLLRLSHQNQTAHVTNNVVMVAAANGNTLSLTDAAGTLRHGGNWFKPGYVSTFGTLTGSVTDTGGTITGNTPGFVNLAGQDFHLSPDSPLRGQGVSLPSEATASPVSWQYAKHTQAEPRAAASPTHIGAYGDAEGPGTETPDAGTGTPTDAGTSTDTDAGTGTDAGTGSDAGTGTDAGTDTPDSGTGQQPPEESSGCGATGASATGSLAFVLLGLLGRRRGAARR from the coding sequence ATGCACCTCTCGCGTATCGCGCTCTTCGCCTTGCTCCAGCCGCTGGCCGTCCAGGCCGCTGAATACAGCGTGGGCCCCGGCCAGCAATACACCCGCCTGGGCGAGGTACCTTGGGAGTCACTCGAACCCGGGGACACCGTCCTCGTCCATGCGCGGTCCACCCCCTACGCGGAAAAGTGGGTCCTGGGCAGGCGCGGCACCGCCACGGCGCCCATCACCGTGCGAGGCGTGAAAGACGCGCAGGGCAACCTGCCTGTCATCGTTGGAGAGAACGCCACCACGCGCTCACAGCTCAACTATTGGGGCGAGGAGCGCGGCATCCTGAAGATTGGTGGCTCCAACCGGCCCGCGGACACGATGCCCGCGCACCTGGTGGTGGAGAACCTTCACCTGCGACGGGCGCGCGGCGCCTTCACCGGCCGCAACGGCGCGTCCTCCTATCTGGACAACGCTGCCGCCATCTTCATCGAGAAGGGTGAGCACATCACCATCCGGGGCTGCGTCCTGGAGGACAGCGGCAATGGCCTGTTCATCGCCAACCAGGCATCGAACATCACCGTCGAGCGCAATCACATCCTGGGCAATGGCAATCCCGGCAGCATCCTGGAACACAACACGTACACCGAGGCTTTGGGCCTCACGTACCAGTTCAACCGCTTCGGGCCGCTGTGCGACGGCTGCCTGGGAAACAACCTGAAGGACCGCTCGGCGGGCAGTGTCATCCGCTACAACTGGATTGAGGGCGGAAACCGGCAGATTGACCTGGTGGACTCCTCCAGCACCACCCTGCGCAACGACCCGTCGTATGAGCGCACGTTCGTCTACGGCAACGTGCTGCTGGAGCCCGAGGGCGCGGGCAACCGGCAAATCGTCCATTTCGGCGGCGACTCCGGCACCACTGGCAACTACCGGGGCACGCTCTACTTCTTCCACAACACCGTGGTGTCCAGCCGCACCGACCGCACGACGCTGCTGCGCCTGTCCCATCAGAACCAGACGGCGCACGTGACGAACAACGTGGTGATGGTGGCCGCGGCCAATGGCAACACCCTGTCACTCACCGACGCGGCCGGGACGCTCCGCCATGGTGGCAACTGGTTCAAGCCCGGCTATGTGAGCACCTTCGGCACGCTCACCGGCTCCGTCACGGATACCGGGGGGACGATCACGGGCAACACTCCGGGCTTCGTCAACCTCGCCGGGCAGGACTTCCACCTGAGCCCGGACTCCCCCTTGAGAGGCCAGGGCGTGTCGCTCCCCTCGGAGGCGACGGCGTCTCCCGTGTCCTGGCAGTACGCGAAGCACACCCAGGCCGAGCCCCGCGCCGCGGCGAGCCCGACGCACATCGGCGCGTACGGTGACGCCGAGGGCCCCGGGACGGAGACGCCCGACGCGGGCACGGGCACCCCCACGGACGCGGGGACCAGCACGGACACGGACGCGGGTACTGGCACGGACGCAGGCACCGGCTCGGACGCGGGTACTGGCACGGACGCGGGTACCGACACGCCGGATTCGGGCACGGGGCAACAGCCGCCCGAGGAGTCGAGCGGCTGCGGCGCCACGGGAGCCAGCGCCACCGGCTCGCTCGCCTTCGTGCTCCTCGGACTGCTCGGACGGCGTCGCGGCGCGGCCCGGCGCTGA
- a CDS encoding DUF2185 domain-containing protein gives MAKSKKPQAPVLLGEVDLPEGVLLILDPGLGRFWRHDAEPASPRKKDPPEFDLRLTGPDAAAAGSAYEREFDTRYLFDRRDPQDAAEHFARFAQEHGFDARAEVLPARIPHTERARLAIEHGSGLGVVKYNGLWAVAVGGLPRGTGLRVVGMPMPSGEFEGRWESIDLVVDDTVEPVGTESVDGVMVEHGQLLFAGLGPLGHFRMWEPLDGLADYVFSGEDAPALANAVGARDLGNGLFGWKDVPMAQVGEKATPLQERIERESLSVGVDYRPHCNLERLNARLRESEEDTASLVLDGARVVGCGNRWGDGVFTVSRDVDAQGRTLRVRVELGTEERQRMMRRVRLLQQGAIVSRTILDDGEPIRFAERMAPSRPEDSGWAFSSGVEDEAYMDEPSNFAVVSLRYLVDRFKALEPILEAPEGALFRLDGARFVADSD, from the coding sequence ATGGCGAAGTCCAAGAAGCCGCAGGCGCCCGTGCTGCTGGGCGAAGTCGACCTCCCCGAAGGCGTGCTCCTCATTCTCGACCCCGGGCTCGGTCGCTTCTGGCGACATGACGCGGAGCCCGCGTCGCCCCGGAAGAAGGACCCTCCGGAGTTCGACTTGCGCCTGACGGGCCCGGATGCCGCGGCGGCGGGGAGCGCCTATGAGCGGGAGTTCGACACCCGGTACCTGTTTGACCGGCGCGACCCCCAGGACGCGGCGGAGCACTTCGCCCGTTTCGCCCAGGAACACGGCTTCGATGCGCGCGCCGAGGTCCTGCCCGCGCGCATTCCGCACACGGAGCGTGCCCGGCTCGCCATCGAACACGGCAGTGGCCTGGGCGTGGTGAAGTACAACGGCCTCTGGGCCGTGGCGGTGGGTGGCCTGCCCCGTGGGACGGGCCTGCGCGTCGTGGGCATGCCGATGCCCTCGGGTGAGTTCGAGGGGCGCTGGGAGTCCATCGACCTCGTCGTGGACGACACGGTGGAGCCCGTCGGCACGGAGTCGGTGGACGGGGTGATGGTGGAGCACGGCCAGTTGCTGTTCGCGGGGCTCGGGCCGCTGGGGCACTTCCGGATGTGGGAGCCGCTGGACGGGCTGGCGGACTACGTCTTCTCCGGTGAGGACGCGCCCGCGCTCGCCAACGCGGTGGGTGCCAGGGACCTGGGCAATGGGCTGTTTGGTTGGAAGGATGTGCCCATGGCGCAGGTGGGCGAGAAGGCCACGCCGTTGCAGGAGCGCATCGAACGCGAGTCGCTGTCCGTGGGCGTCGACTACCGGCCGCACTGCAACCTCGAACGGCTGAATGCGCGGCTGCGCGAGAGCGAGGAGGACACCGCCTCCCTGGTCCTGGATGGCGCGCGCGTCGTCGGGTGTGGGAACCGCTGGGGAGACGGCGTCTTCACCGTCAGCCGGGACGTGGACGCGCAGGGGAGGACGCTCCGCGTCCGGGTGGAGCTGGGCACCGAGGAGCGTCAGCGGATGATGCGCCGCGTGCGGCTGCTCCAGCAGGGGGCCATCGTGAGCCGCACCATCCTGGATGACGGTGAGCCCATCCGCTTCGCCGAGCGAATGGCGCCGTCGAGGCCCGAGGACAGCGGCTGGGCCTTCTCCTCCGGTGTCGAGGACGAAGCCTACATGGACGAGCCGTCGAACTTCGCGGTGGTGTCCCTGCGCTACCTCGTTGACCGGTTCAAGGCGTTGGAGCCCATCCTGGAGGCACCAGAAGGGGCGCTGTTCCGGCTCGACGGCGCGCGCTTCGTCGCTGACTCGGATTAG
- a CDS encoding MFS transporter, protein MPSASIQPAEATPSPSRTSLRALDWLNFFLADVQTGIGPFFAIYLATHQWNEQHVGLALTVGGIAGIGTQLPAGQLADRVHSKRALVAVGVTLLGVGAWLIASFPTFWPELLAQVLVGGVSSIFIPATCAISLGLVGPTLFDRRQGRNQTFNSAGNVTAAVVAGLLGHFVTNQSVFYFVMALTVPTLLSLRFIHPAEIDFERARGAKPDGGPAHTASFRQLLQDARLRTFLACAVMFHFANAAMLPLLGEMLAKGRGRDSMLFMSACVVTTQFVITLLAAWTGRRAGTWGRKPLLLLAFAVLPIRGVLYTLTHDPALRVAIQVLDGVGAGIFGVVSVLVIADLTRGTGRFNVTLGAITMAVGIGASLSQVIAGTVVHRLGYPAGFLFLAAVATVALVLFAKAMPETLERPSE, encoded by the coding sequence ATGCCATCGGCCTCCATCCAGCCCGCAGAGGCCACTCCGAGCCCCTCCCGCACGTCGCTTCGTGCGCTGGACTGGCTCAACTTCTTCCTCGCCGACGTGCAAACCGGCATTGGCCCTTTCTTCGCAATCTATCTGGCGACCCATCAATGGAATGAACAGCACGTCGGGCTCGCGCTGACGGTGGGCGGCATCGCGGGCATCGGGACGCAGCTACCGGCAGGCCAGCTCGCCGACCGCGTCCATTCCAAGCGCGCCCTGGTCGCCGTGGGCGTGACGCTCCTGGGAGTGGGCGCCTGGCTCATCGCGAGCTTCCCGACATTCTGGCCGGAGCTTCTGGCCCAGGTCCTCGTGGGAGGCGTCTCCAGCATCTTCATCCCCGCCACCTGCGCCATTTCCCTAGGGCTTGTGGGCCCCACCCTGTTCGACCGCCGTCAGGGCCGGAATCAAACCTTCAACTCCGCCGGCAACGTGACGGCCGCGGTGGTGGCGGGGTTGCTGGGCCATTTCGTCACGAACCAGTCCGTCTTCTACTTCGTCATGGCCCTCACCGTGCCCACCCTCCTCAGCCTGCGATTCATCCATCCAGCGGAGATCGACTTCGAGCGGGCCCGCGGCGCGAAGCCGGACGGTGGACCCGCGCACACCGCCAGCTTCCGGCAGTTGCTCCAGGACGCACGGCTCCGGACCTTCCTGGCCTGCGCGGTGATGTTCCACTTCGCCAACGCCGCCATGCTGCCCCTGCTAGGCGAGATGCTCGCGAAGGGACGGGGCCGCGACTCCATGCTGTTCATGTCCGCCTGCGTGGTGACGACCCAGTTCGTCATCACCCTGCTGGCCGCGTGGACCGGACGCCGCGCCGGGACGTGGGGACGCAAGCCGCTCCTGCTGCTCGCGTTCGCGGTGCTGCCCATCCGAGGGGTGCTCTACACGCTGACGCATGACCCCGCCCTGCGGGTGGCCATCCAGGTGCTGGATGGCGTGGGCGCGGGCATCTTCGGAGTGGTCTCGGTGCTCGTCATCGCGGACCTGACCCGCGGTACGGGCCGGTTCAACGTCACGCTTGGCGCCATCACCATGGCCGTGGGAATTGGCGCCTCCCTCAGCCAGGTCATCGCCGGCACGGTCGTGCATCGCCTGGGCTACCCCGCAGGCTTCCTGTTCTTGGCGGCGGTCGCGACGGTCGCACTCGTACTCTTCGCGAAGGCCATGCCCGAGACACTGGAACGCCCGTCCGAATAA
- a CDS encoding spermidine synthase gives MRKTHRTVTALARVSRAFEYPRAVLHVARSAGGPIIVSEDDEGRRYLQFGWIGAFQSAVWPGFPLRLELDYTRAIAATLAFVPEPSRILVVGLGGGAIPTFLHAVRPQAHIDAVEIQPQVLDVARRFFGFHEDATLHAHLMDGRRFIETPGPAYDLIILDAFGARCIPPALASPAFFQATLARLTPDGAVVGNVLRKSGRPGSLMDPLWQASFPQLYAFDVEASDNRILVGLTHPRKTPRRELLARAGKLAREWGMVFNLRARVPRPMRLRAPRPATGPEQP, from the coding sequence ATGAGGAAGACGCACCGGACGGTGACGGCGCTGGCGCGCGTCTCCCGAGCCTTCGAGTACCCCCGCGCGGTGCTGCACGTCGCGCGGTCCGCGGGCGGTCCCATCATCGTCAGCGAGGATGACGAGGGCCGCCGCTACCTCCAGTTCGGGTGGATTGGCGCCTTCCAGAGCGCGGTGTGGCCCGGCTTCCCGCTGCGGCTGGAGCTGGACTACACGCGCGCCATCGCCGCCACGCTGGCCTTCGTGCCGGAGCCCTCGCGCATCCTCGTCGTGGGTCTGGGCGGCGGCGCCATCCCGACCTTCCTCCACGCGGTGCGGCCCCAGGCCCACATCGACGCGGTGGAAATCCAGCCGCAAGTCCTCGACGTGGCCCGGCGCTTCTTCGGATTCCACGAGGACGCGACCCTGCACGCCCACCTCATGGATGGACGGCGCTTCATCGAAACGCCGGGGCCCGCGTATGACCTCATCATCCTGGATGCCTTCGGCGCGCGGTGCATCCCGCCGGCCCTGGCCTCACCGGCGTTCTTCCAGGCCACGCTGGCGCGGCTGACGCCAGACGGCGCGGTGGTGGGCAACGTGCTGAGGAAGTCGGGACGGCCGGGCTCCCTCATGGACCCACTCTGGCAGGCGAGCTTCCCCCAGCTCTACGCCTTCGACGTGGAGGCCTCGGACAATCGCATCCTGGTGGGGCTCACCCATCCGAGGAAGACCCCACGGCGGGAGCTGCTCGCCCGCGCCGGAAAGCTCGCACGCGAATGGGGCATGGTGTTCAACCTGCGCGCCCGGGTGCCACGGCCCATGCGCCTGCGCGCGCCACGCCCGGCCACCGGGCCCGAGCAGCCCTAA